The nucleotide sequence TCGTGCTGGGCTGGGTGCTGACCTTCCCGGCCGCCGCGGCGGTGGCCGCGGCCGTGTATCTGGTGGCCGACCTGATCACCTGAGTTTGTCGGCCGCCACCCGCGGGAAGCCGGGGCGGAGACACCCGTCCGCGGAAAGGGAGAGCCATGAAGGCAGTGACCTGGCACGGCAAACGCGACGTCCGCGTCGAAGAGGTGCCGGATCCGAAGATCGAGGAGGCCACGGACGCGGTCGTGCGGATCACCTCGACCGGCATCTGCGGCTCCGACCTGCACCTGTACGAGGTGCTGGGCGCGTTCATGACCGAGGGCGACATCCTCGGTCACGAGCCGATGGGCGTGGTCGAGGAGGTCGGGCCGGAGGTGACGAACCTCAAGCCCGGCGACCGCGTGGTGGTCCCGTTCAACATCTCCTGCGGCCACTGCTGGATGTGCGAGCGCGGCCTGCAGTCGCAGTGCGAAACGACCCAGGTCAGGGAGCACGGCAAGGGTGCCTCGCTGCTCGGCTACACCAAGCTCTACGGTCAGGTCCCCGGCGGCCAGGCCGAATACCTGCGGGTGCCGCAGGCCCACTACGGGCCGATCAAGGTGCCGGACGGCCCGCCGGACGAGCGGTTCGTCTACCTCTCCGACGTCGTCCCGACCGCCTGGCAGGCCGTCGAGTACGCGAACGTTCCGGACGGCGGCACGGTCGTCGTCTTCGGCCTCGGCCCGATCGGGCAGATGTCCTGCCGGATCGCGCGGCACCGCGGCGCCGGCCAGGTGATCGGCGTCGACCTCGTGCCCGAGCGCCTCGCCCGGGCCCGTGAACACGGCGCCACCGCGCTCGACACGCGGGACCACAAGGAAATCGGCGACTCGATCCGGCAGCTGACGAACGGGCGGGGCGCGGACTCGGTGATCGACGCGGTCGGCATGGAGGCGCACGGCGCCCCGGTCGGCAAGCTGGCGCACACCCTCGTCGGCCTGCTGCCGCAGCCGCTGGGCGAGAAGATCACCGAGAAGGCCGGGATCGACCGGCTCAGCGTGCTCTACGCCGCCATCGACAGCGTCCGCCGCGGCGGCACGATCTCGCTGTCCGGCGTCTACGGCGGGATGGTCGACCCGATGCCGATGATGGAGTTGTTCGACAAGCAGATCCAGCTGCGGATGGGCCAGGCCAACGTCCGGCACTGGCTGGACGACATCATGCCGGTGCTCACCGGCGACGGCGACCCGCTCGGCGTCGAGGGCTTCGCCACGCACAAGCTGCCGCTGGAAGAAGCGCCGCGTGCGTACGAGATCTTCCAGAAGAAGCTCGACGGCGCCCAGAAGATCCTGCTGCAGCCCGCCAAGTAACCCCGGGAGGAAGTTGCTCTTGCGAGCCGTCACCTCGCTGCCGTCCGAAATCACCGAGGAAGACCACGTCCGGATCCCGATGTCCGACGGGACCGTCCTGTCCGCCCGCATCTGGCGGCCGGTCTCGTCGGACACCGACCCGGTGCCGGCGATCCTCGAATACATCCCCTACCGCAAGCGCGACCTCACCGCGCCCCGCGACTCCATCCACCACCCCTACCTCGCCGGGCACGGGTACGCCTGCGTGCGCGTGGACATCCGCGGCACCGGTGAGTCCGAGGGCCTCCTGGCCGACGAGTACCTCGAACGCGAGCAGCTCGACGCCGAAGAGGTCCTCGAGTGGATCGCCGGGCAGCCGTGGTGCACCGGCGACACCGGGATGATGGGGATCTCCTGGGGTGCCTTCGCCGCGTTGCAGGTCGCGGCGCGGAAACCGCCGAGCCTGCGTGCGATCGTGATTTCGTCGTTCACCGACGACCGCTTCGCCGACGACATGCACTACATGGGCGGCTGCCTGCTCTCGGACAACGTCGCCGAGTCCGGCACGATGTTCGCCTACGCGACCCTGCCGCCCGATCCGGCGATCGTCGGGCAGCGGTGGCGGGAGATGTGGCTGGAGCGGCTGGAGAACTGCAGCCTGTGGATCGAGAACTGGCTCGGCCACCAGCGGCGTGACGACTACTGGCGGCACGCGTCGGTGTCGGAGAACTACAGCGACGTCCAGGTGCCGGTGCTGGCCTCGAGCGGCTGGGCCGACGGCTACTCCAACGCGGTGATCCGGCTCCTGGCCCACCTCGACGTGCCGCGGCGCGGCCTGATCGGCCCGTGGTCGCACAAGTACCCGCACCTCGGCGAGCCCGGCCCGGCGATCGGCTACCTCCAGGAGGTCGTCCGGTGGTGGGACCACTGGCTGCGCGGGGAAGAGAACGGCGCGATGGACGGGCCGATGCTGCGGACCTGGATGCAGGAGAGCGTGCCGCCGTCGACGTCCTACGAAGACCGCCCCGGCCGCTGGGTCGGGGAGGCCACCTGGCCGTCGCCGCACGTCAAACCGCAGGAGCTGCCGCTGGCCCCGCACCGCCTCGCGCGGCCGGGGGAGGCGGTGCCCGACGAGACGCTGACCGTGTCGTCGCCGCTGTCGGTCGGGCAGTTCTCCGGGAAGTGGGCGTCCTACAGCGCCCCGCCGGACCTGCCCTACGACCAGCGCGAAGAGGACGGCGGGTCGCTGGTCTTCGACACCGACGTGCTCACCGAGCGCTGCGAGATCCTCGGCTCCCCGAAGGTGCGGCTGGTGGTCTCGGCCGACCGGCCGGTCGCGATGGTGGCGGCTCGGCTGTCCGACGTCGCGCCGGACGGGCGGGCCACCCGCGTCACCTACGGGCTGCTCAACCTGACCCACCGCGACGGCCACGACGAGCCCGCGCCGATGGAGCCGGGTGAGCGCTGCTCGGTCGAGATCGAGCTGAACGCCGTGGCGCAGGTTTTCCCGGCGGGGCACCGGATCCGGCTCTCGCTGTCGACGTCCTACTGGCCGCTGGCCTGGCCGCCGCCGACGCCCGTGCTCCTGAGTGTCCACACCGGACAGAGTGCGCTGGAGCTGCCGGTGCGCCCGGTCGCCGAGCCGGACGAACTGCCGGCCCGGCCGTTCGGGGAACCCGAAGGCGCGCCGCCGATGTCCGTGACGGCCCTGACGCCGGGGGAGCAGCGCTGGACGGTCTCGCGGGACCTCGTCGGCTACCGGTCGGCGCTGGACATCGTGAAGAACGCGGGGACCGTCCGGTACGACGAGCTCGACCTGGAGGTCACCCGGGACGTCCGCGAGCGGTACAGCTGGGTCGCCGACGACTTCTGCTCCCCGGTGGCGGAAACCGCGTGGGACGTCACCTTCGCGCGCGGCGACTGGGTGGCGCGCAGCGAGACCCGCACGCGGGTGTCCTGCACCGATACCGAGTTCGTCGTCGATGCGCAGCTCGACGGCTACGACGGGGCGCGGCGGATCGTCTCGCGGAACTGGCACCGGCGGATTCCCCGGGACCTCGTCTGAGTTTCACCAACGCGTGACGGGGTACGCACCGGGTGTGCGCATCGTGATCACCGGGGCGACCGGGAACGTCGGAACGGCCCTGCTGGACGCGCTCGAGCCCGGCCACGACGTGGCCGGGCTCGCGCGGCGGCTGCCCGACACGACGGCCGAGCCGTACCGCCGGGCGAGCTGGCGGGCCGTCGACGTCGGCCTTCCCGGTGCGGAGGAGGAGCTGGCGGAGGTGTTCGCGGGTGCGGACGCTGTCGTCCACCTGGCGTGGGCGATCTCGCCGGTGCGCGGCGACCCGCCGATGTGGCGGACCAACGACCACGGCACCCGGCACGTGCTCGCCGCGGCGGCGGGCGCCGGGGTGCCGCACGTGGTCATCGCGTCGTCGGTGGCCGCCTACGGGCCGGCGCCCCGCTGGGAGAAGGTGACCGAGGACTGGCCGTGCGACGGCGTCCCCGGGAGCGCCTACAGCCGGGGCAAGGCGGCGCTGGAAACCCTGCTGGACCGGTTCGAAGAGGAGTACCCGCAGGTCGAGGTGGCGCGGATCCGGCCGTGCGCGATCCTGCACCGGAGCGCGGCCGGCGAGTTCGCGCGCTGGCTGCTCGGCCCGGCGGTACCCGCCCACCTCGTCGGCGGACGGCGGCTGCCGGTTCCGCTGTGGACGGACCTGCGCGCGCAGGTGGTGCACACCACCGACGTCGCCGAGGCGATCCGGCTGATCCTGGACACCGGCTTCACCGGCGCGGTCAACCTGGCCGCGCCGGAGGTGCTCGACGCCGACGCGCTGGCCGGTGTCCTCGGCGGAACCCGCCTCCCGGTGCCGAAGCCGGTGGTGCGGCTCGCGACCCGGGCGGCCTGGCTGGGCGGGGTGCTGCCGGTGCACCCGGGCTGGCTCGAGCTGGCCGACCGCGCCGCGCTCGGGGACACCACGCTGGCGGAGACCGCGCTGGGCTGGCAACCTCGGTATGACGCCGCGGCCGCGCTCGCCGACCTGGTCGCCGGGCTCCGGTCGGGCGCGGGGGCGGCGAGCCCGCCCCTGGCTCCGCCGCGCCGCGACGGGGTCCTGGCCCGGCTCCGCTCGCTCACCCGGGTCGGGCCGAGCCACCAGTCGCAAGCCTGAGCAGCCGGGAGGCCGCAGTGAGTACGGAAGCCGTCGACGCCGTGGTGATCGGCGCCGGGCACAACGGCCTGGTGGCGGCGAACCTCCTGGCCGACGCGGGCTGGTCGGTGCTGGTCCTGGAGGCGACCGAGCACGCCGGCGGTGCCATCCAGACCGCCGAGGTCACCGAGCCGGGCTTCCGCAACGACCTGTTCAGCGCCTTCTACCCGATGAGCGCGGTGTCGCCGGTGATCCGCGGCCTGCGGCTGGACGAACACGGCCTGCGCTGGCGGCACGCGCCCGACGTGCTGGCGCACGTGCTGCCCGACGACCGGTGCGCGGTCCTTTCCCGGGACATCGACCGCACGGCGGCGTCGGCCGACGAGTTCGCCCCGGGCGACGGCGACGCGTGGCGGCGGTTGTTCGAGCAGTGGCGCGAAATCCGCGAGCCGCTGCTGGACGCGATGTTCACGCCGTTCCCGCCGGTCCGCCCGGCGCTGAAGCTGCTGCGCCGCACCGGGACCGGGGACGCCCTGCGGCTGGCCCGGATGCTGACGCTGCCCGCGCGCCGCTTCGGCGACGAACTGTTCGCCGGCGAAGGCGCGAAGCTGCTGCTGGCCGGGAATTCCGCGCACAGCGACCTTTCCGTGGACAACGCCGGCAGCGCGGTGTTCGGCTGGCTGCTCGCGATGATCGGCCAGGACGAGGGTTTCCCCGTGCCCGAAGGGGGAGCGGGCGAACTCGCCGCGGCGCTGGTCCGCCGGCTGGAGTCGCGGGGCGGCAAAGTCCACTTCGGACGTCCGGCGCGGGAAATTCTCGTCGGCGGCGGGCGGGCGCTGGGGGTGCGGGACGCGGCCGGCGACCCGGTGCGGGCGCACAAGGCCGTGCTCGCCGACGTGCCGGCCCCGGTGCTGTACGGCGAACTGGTGGGGGAGGAGTGGCTGCCGTCCCGGCTGCTCGAGGACCTCGGCAAGTTCGAGTGGGACAGTGCGACGGTGAAGGTCGACTGGGCGCTGTCCGGCCCGATCCCGTGGACGGCCGCGGCGGCGCGCGGCGCGGGCACGATCCACCTCGGAACGGACCTCGACGGGCTCTCGGCGTTCGGGGGCGAGCTCGCCCGCGGCCGGACCCCGCGCCGGCCGTTCCTGCTGCTCGGCCAGATGACCACGAGCGACCCGACGCGCTCGCCGGCGGGCACGGAAGCAGCGTGGGCGTACACGCACGTGCCGCGCGGCACGGTGGAGAACCGGGCGACGCTGGACCGGCGGGTCAAGCGGATCGAGGAGATGGTCGAAGCGAACGCGCCGGGGTTCACGGAGCTGATCAAGGCCCGGTACCCCCAGGGACCGGCGGAGCTGGCGGGCCACAACCCGGGCCTGGTCGGCGGTGCGATCAACGGGGGGACGACGGCGATCCACCAGCAGCTGTTCTTCCGCCCGGTGCCGAGCACGGGCCGCGCGGACACGCCGGTGGACCGGTTGTACCTGGCGGGAGCATCGGCCCACCCGGGAGGAGCGGTCCACGGCGGCCCGGGAGCGAACGCGGCCCGCGCGGCAATGGCCCGGGCGGGAATGCTGGGCGGCGGCTATGCGGCGGTGATCCGGGCGGCCCACCGGGCGATCTACAGCTGAGACCGGGCGACGCTTGCGGGGCTCGGGTGCCCGGGTGCGCGGTCCATGGCTCAGGCCGGGAGCGTTTGAGCGGTGGAGTGGCTGGCCGCGCCGGTCTACGGCTGAGGCCGGGGCGCCGGTGATCGGCGGTTGCCCGGCACAGTCGAGGGGCTCCGTTCCGGCGCGGCCGAACTCGCCTCCAGCTGGATTCAGCCTTGCGCAGTCGAACCCTGCTTCCCACCGGGCTTCAGTCCCCCGCCGCCAAATCTCGATCCCCGCCGGGTTCGGTGGGCCCGGCTGAACCTCACCTCCCGCGCGGGGGCGCCCCCCGGATCCAGCGTATCGGCGCACACCGACAAAAACGGCGTTGCCGCTGCTCCGGCGTCCCGCGCCGGGACGGTTCCGGCCGGCCCACCCCAGCGCGAGCTCAGGGGGCCGGGTGGCCGTGCTCGGCGCGGGCGTACTTGCCCGTCGCCAAGTCCGCCAGCCGGGCCAAGGACTCCGTGTTGCGCGGCTTCGCGATCAGCGCCTGCACCGCCGCCGGGAGCACCTTGCCGGGCCCGCGGACGATGTGCTCGGTCATCCGGACCAGCGTCTGCCCGTCGCCGTGGGGGACCAGCGTCAGGCCGACCGCGGCCGCGCCCAGTGGCCAGCCGTGCGCCTCCAACGACAGCGACAGGCCCGGCTCGACCGCCCGGACCACCGTCACGTCCTGGATGTGCACCGGCCACGGCCCCACGCTGTGGTGGATCCGGGAGCCCACCGCGGGCCAGTCCTCGTCGACGTCGCGGATGTGGGAGCTGCCGACCACCCAGCCGGCGTAGAGCCAGCCGTCGGCGAGCACCGCGAACACGGCGTCGGGCGGTACGTCGATCACGCGGCTGACCTCGGACACGGCTTCCTCCTGGTTCGGGGTGACGAAACAGGCATACCCACTCCCGGACGGGGTATGCCCGCCCGGACCGAGCAGGAGGTGGCGATGGTGGCCAGACACGGAAAAGAACCCGAAGGACCCGGGGACCTGTCGAAGCGGTCGTGGGGTGCGGCGCTCAAACGGACGTTCAAGCAGTTCAACCGGGACAACCTCACCGACTGGGCGGCGGCGCTCACCTACTACGGCGCGCTGTCGCTGTTCCCGGGCATCATCGTGCTCACCGCCATCCTGGGCCTGCTCGGCCCGGACAAGATCCAGACGGTGATCGACAACGTCAACCAGCTCGTCCCCGGCCAGGGCAAGGACATCCTCGTCGGCGCGATCAAGGAGCTGACGGGCTCGCGCAGCCTGGCCGGCCCGCTGGCGATCCTGGGCCTGCTGGGCGCGCTGTGGTCGGC is from Amycolatopsis mediterranei and encodes:
- a CDS encoding zinc-dependent alcohol dehydrogenase; its protein translation is MKAVTWHGKRDVRVEEVPDPKIEEATDAVVRITSTGICGSDLHLYEVLGAFMTEGDILGHEPMGVVEEVGPEVTNLKPGDRVVVPFNISCGHCWMCERGLQSQCETTQVREHGKGASLLGYTKLYGQVPGGQAEYLRVPQAHYGPIKVPDGPPDERFVYLSDVVPTAWQAVEYANVPDGGTVVVFGLGPIGQMSCRIARHRGAGQVIGVDLVPERLARAREHGATALDTRDHKEIGDSIRQLTNGRGADSVIDAVGMEAHGAPVGKLAHTLVGLLPQPLGEKITEKAGIDRLSVLYAAIDSVRRGGTISLSGVYGGMVDPMPMMELFDKQIQLRMGQANVRHWLDDIMPVLTGDGDPLGVEGFATHKLPLEEAPRAYEIFQKKLDGAQKILLQPAK
- a CDS encoding CocE/NonD family hydrolase; amino-acid sequence: MRAVTSLPSEITEEDHVRIPMSDGTVLSARIWRPVSSDTDPVPAILEYIPYRKRDLTAPRDSIHHPYLAGHGYACVRVDIRGTGESEGLLADEYLEREQLDAEEVLEWIAGQPWCTGDTGMMGISWGAFAALQVAARKPPSLRAIVISSFTDDRFADDMHYMGGCLLSDNVAESGTMFAYATLPPDPAIVGQRWREMWLERLENCSLWIENWLGHQRRDDYWRHASVSENYSDVQVPVLASSGWADGYSNAVIRLLAHLDVPRRGLIGPWSHKYPHLGEPGPAIGYLQEVVRWWDHWLRGEENGAMDGPMLRTWMQESVPPSTSYEDRPGRWVGEATWPSPHVKPQELPLAPHRLARPGEAVPDETLTVSSPLSVGQFSGKWASYSAPPDLPYDQREEDGGSLVFDTDVLTERCEILGSPKVRLVVSADRPVAMVAARLSDVAPDGRATRVTYGLLNLTHRDGHDEPAPMEPGERCSVEIELNAVAQVFPAGHRIRLSLSTSYWPLAWPPPTPVLLSVHTGQSALELPVRPVAEPDELPARPFGEPEGAPPMSVTALTPGEQRWTVSRDLVGYRSALDIVKNAGTVRYDELDLEVTRDVRERYSWVADDFCSPVAETAWDVTFARGDWVARSETRTRVSCTDTEFVVDAQLDGYDGARRIVSRNWHRRIPRDLV
- a CDS encoding NAD-dependent epimerase/dehydratase family protein — encoded protein: MRIVITGATGNVGTALLDALEPGHDVAGLARRLPDTTAEPYRRASWRAVDVGLPGAEEELAEVFAGADAVVHLAWAISPVRGDPPMWRTNDHGTRHVLAAAAGAGVPHVVIASSVAAYGPAPRWEKVTEDWPCDGVPGSAYSRGKAALETLLDRFEEEYPQVEVARIRPCAILHRSAAGEFARWLLGPAVPAHLVGGRRLPVPLWTDLRAQVVHTTDVAEAIRLILDTGFTGAVNLAAPEVLDADALAGVLGGTRLPVPKPVVRLATRAAWLGGVLPVHPGWLELADRAALGDTTLAETALGWQPRYDAAAALADLVAGLRSGAGAASPPLAPPRRDGVLARLRSLTRVGPSHQSQA
- a CDS encoding phytoene desaturase family protein; this encodes MSTEAVDAVVIGAGHNGLVAANLLADAGWSVLVLEATEHAGGAIQTAEVTEPGFRNDLFSAFYPMSAVSPVIRGLRLDEHGLRWRHAPDVLAHVLPDDRCAVLSRDIDRTAASADEFAPGDGDAWRRLFEQWREIREPLLDAMFTPFPPVRPALKLLRRTGTGDALRLARMLTLPARRFGDELFAGEGAKLLLAGNSAHSDLSVDNAGSAVFGWLLAMIGQDEGFPVPEGGAGELAAALVRRLESRGGKVHFGRPAREILVGGGRALGVRDAAGDPVRAHKAVLADVPAPVLYGELVGEEWLPSRLLEDLGKFEWDSATVKVDWALSGPIPWTAAAARGAGTIHLGTDLDGLSAFGGELARGRTPRRPFLLLGQMTTSDPTRSPAGTEAAWAYTHVPRGTVENRATLDRRVKRIEEMVEANAPGFTELIKARYPQGPAELAGHNPGLVGGAINGGTTAIHQQLFFRPVPSTGRADTPVDRLYLAGASAHPGGAVHGGPGANAARAAMARAGMLGGGYAAVIRAAHRAIYS
- a CDS encoding SRPBCC family protein, whose protein sequence is MSEVSRVIDVPPDAVFAVLADGWLYAGWVVGSSHIRDVDEDWPAVGSRIHHSVGPWPVHIQDVTVVRAVEPGLSLSLEAHGWPLGAAAVGLTLVPHGDGQTLVRMTEHIVRGPGKVLPAAVQALIAKPRNTESLARLADLATGKYARAEHGHPAP